In Gemmatimonadota bacterium, one DNA window encodes the following:
- a CDS encoding SMC family ATPase, with protein sequence MIPISLSLKNFLSYGENVPPLDFSGFHVACISGRNGHGKSALLDAITWALWGEARKSGSERRPNDGLLRIGATEMRVDFEFFLENDRYRISRSFRKTGKSATTRLEFQIYSPETNAYKTLSEESAVRQTQASIDTLLRMTYETFINSAFLLQGRADEFTRCKASQRKALLSDILGLSHYDDLSSLAREHAREGDIELATARAKRDDIAQTIEKRDEFVAQRDSVNAQLQACNSELESAENRREELRKIRTQRERYEAEREALQKEISRIESDLQEQQSASEKAQQDVATYREILDRRAKITHAAEKYRALRKEDADLQTKLHALRPLEKRAGELDQKIADQRHEVERRLGEWQLRIGDAERALRETEALLSDRETIQTQLEALHKARQQDREWEDIRENRERVERNIRDLERQIDTAIENIKVDINTHTHQRQQTNVLVADIETRRKMRQSLRTQAEEIQSLEARRDEIRNRGSTLNIQIENNGERLGTLHQTREDITQQQQILQNVQDASCPLCGSELDQTHREEVAAKLSNQLQEQQAQITQLESDIQKADAEREQHRHRYQEIKNQLAQHEDIAQRLAEAEAAVKEAENAVQTRETLSAEIKALETQLREQTQNSPDARALSDARSTLENLTYNPAEHRTLREKLKELDSVEAKNAQLQLASEQREKALAELPEFREKRDLAQQWLNEAKYAPNEQAERKQVHKRIRTLDYNAEHHQRISQQLADLQDAPAQYERLQVAERDLENAQTQVGTAKNRLAKLTERDEQARQRLTEIAAAINSAESTLEEANTLENNIAQMRTQRDDLLQKNAALQSQIEHCDALSTEQNAVEEKIKSCKRNIRIYRELTTAFGKDGIQALIIEQAIPEIEEEANRILARLTDNRTQIALESLRDLKTGGTRETLDIKISDELGERSYELYSGGEAFRIDFSIRIALSKLLSRRTGTRLRTLVIDEGFGTQDAEGLDHLVEAIQAISGDFEKILIITHVESLKQAFPVRIEVTKYPDLGSRFEVLY encoded by the coding sequence ATGATTCCCATAAGCCTTTCCCTGAAGAACTTTCTCAGCTATGGCGAAAACGTGCCCCCCCTCGACTTTTCGGGCTTTCACGTCGCCTGCATATCCGGCCGCAATGGACACGGCAAATCCGCCCTGCTCGATGCCATCACCTGGGCACTGTGGGGAGAAGCCCGCAAATCTGGCAGTGAACGCCGCCCCAACGACGGCCTGCTGCGGATTGGCGCCACTGAAATGCGGGTCGATTTTGAATTTTTCCTCGAAAATGACCGCTATCGCATCAGCCGCAGCTTTCGCAAAACCGGCAAAAGCGCGACCACCCGCCTCGAATTTCAGATTTACTCCCCGGAGACGAACGCATACAAAACCCTCTCGGAAGAAAGTGCTGTGCGCCAAACACAGGCCAGTATCGATACCCTGTTGCGAATGACATACGAGACCTTTATCAACTCGGCCTTTCTCCTTCAGGGCCGCGCAGACGAATTTACGCGCTGCAAAGCGAGCCAGCGAAAAGCCCTCCTCTCAGATATTCTCGGCCTATCGCATTACGATGACCTGTCTTCCCTGGCGCGAGAACACGCACGCGAGGGGGATATAGAACTCGCAACCGCTCGCGCAAAAAGAGATGATATCGCGCAGACCATTGAAAAACGCGATGAATTTGTAGCACAGCGCGATAGCGTCAACGCACAACTCCAGGCCTGCAATAGCGAATTGGAAAGCGCGGAAAATCGCCGCGAAGAACTAAGAAAAATACGCACCCAACGCGAACGCTATGAAGCCGAGCGCGAGGCGCTCCAAAAAGAGATATCGCGCATCGAATCGGATCTGCAGGAACAACAGAGCGCGAGTGAAAAAGCGCAACAAGACGTGGCAACCTACCGCGAAATCCTCGACAGACGCGCCAAAATCACACATGCCGCCGAAAAATATCGGGCACTCCGAAAAGAAGACGCAGACCTGCAAACAAAACTACACGCCCTGAGACCACTTGAAAAACGCGCAGGAGAACTCGATCAAAAAATAGCCGACCAGCGGCACGAAGTGGAACGCCGTCTCGGCGAATGGCAATTACGCATTGGGGATGCAGAGCGCGCATTGCGAGAAACAGAAGCTCTCCTCTCTGACCGCGAGACCATTCAAACACAACTCGAGGCATTGCACAAAGCCAGGCAACAGGACCGCGAATGGGAAGACATACGCGAAAACCGGGAGCGCGTTGAGCGCAATATCCGGGACCTCGAACGACAAATAGACACTGCTATTGAAAATATAAAAGTAGATATCAACACCCATACACACCAAAGACAGCAAACCAATGTGCTGGTGGCAGACATTGAAACGCGCAGAAAAATGCGGCAATCCCTCCGCACACAAGCCGAAGAAATCCAATCCCTCGAAGCCAGGCGCGACGAGATTCGCAACAGAGGCAGCACCCTCAACATTCAGATTGAAAACAACGGCGAACGCCTCGGCACCCTGCACCAAACCCGCGAAGACATCACCCAACAACAGCAAATTTTGCAAAATGTCCAGGATGCTTCGTGTCCCCTTTGTGGCAGCGAACTCGACCAGACCCACCGCGAAGAAGTAGCGGCAAAACTATCAAATCAGTTGCAGGAACAACAAGCACAGATCACACAATTGGAATCGGATATTCAAAAAGCCGACGCAGAACGCGAACAGCACAGACATCGCTATCAAGAGATTAAAAATCAGCTCGCACAGCACGAAGACATCGCCCAACGCCTCGCCGAAGCTGAAGCCGCAGTAAAAGAAGCCGAAAATGCCGTGCAAACCCGCGAGACATTGTCGGCGGAAATCAAAGCCCTGGAAACCCAATTGCGCGAACAAACCCAGAACAGCCCGGATGCGCGCGCCCTATCCGATGCCCGCAGTACACTTGAAAACCTCACCTATAACCCGGCAGAACACCGCACCCTGCGCGAAAAACTCAAGGAACTCGACTCTGTCGAAGCAAAAAATGCCCAGCTCCAACTCGCTTCAGAACAGCGTGAAAAAGCCCTCGCAGAACTGCCCGAATTTCGAGAAAAACGCGACCTCGCACAACAATGGCTGAACGAGGCCAAATACGCACCCAACGAACAAGCAGAACGCAAACAGGTGCACAAGCGCATCCGCACTCTGGATTACAATGCCGAACACCACCAGCGCATCTCCCAGCAACTCGCCGACCTGCAAGATGCGCCAGCGCAATACGAACGCCTTCAAGTAGCCGAACGCGACCTTGAAAATGCACAAACACAAGTCGGCACCGCAAAAAATCGCCTCGCAAAACTTACAGAGCGCGACGAGCAAGCGCGACAACGCCTGACGGAAATCGCCGCAGCCATCAACAGTGCCGAATCAACCCTTGAAGAAGCCAATACTCTGGAAAACAATATCGCACAGATGCGCACCCAACGCGACGACCTGCTCCAGAAAAATGCCGCCCTGCAATCCCAAATTGAACACTGCGATGCACTCAGCACAGAACAAAACGCCGTCGAGGAAAAAATCAAATCCTGCAAGCGCAATATCCGCATCTACCGCGAACTGACCACCGCATTTGGCAAAGACGGCATTCAGGCACTCATCATCGAACAGGCCATACCAGAAATAGAAGAAGAAGCCAATCGCATTCTCGCGCGCCTGACGGACAACCGCACCCAAATCGCCCTGGAATCTCTGCGCGACCTCAAAACCGGGGGGACGCGCGAAACCCTCGACATTAAAATTAGCGACGAACTCGGCGAACGCAGCTACGAACTCTATTCGGGTGGGGAAGCTTTTCGCATTGACTTCTCTATTCGCATTGCCCTGTCTAAACTCCTATCTCGCCGCACGGGCACGCGCCTGAGAACCCTGGTCATCGACGAGGGCTTTGGCACCCAGGATGCCGAAGGGCTCGACCACCTCGTGGAAGCGATTCAGGCCATCAGCGGGGATTTTGAAAAAATATTGATCATTACCCACGTCGAATCGCTCAAACAGGCATTTCCCGTGCGCATCGAAGTCACCAAATATCCCGACCTGGGATCGCGCTTTGAGGTACTCTACTAA
- a CDS encoding alanine racemase produces APLGYADGYNRQMSNKSHVLIRGKPCPVVGAICMDVIMIDVTDIPPVSVGEEVVLLGQQGDRKITVNDLAQWGNYISHEVVSLLGARLPRHYIS; encoded by the coding sequence CGCCCCTCTCGGGTATGCCGATGGGTACAACCGTCAGATGTCCAATAAATCCCACGTCCTCATCCGCGGAAAACCATGCCCGGTTGTCGGCGCGATCTGCATGGACGTCATCATGATCGATGTCACCGATATTCCACCTGTTTCCGTCGGTGAAGAAGTCGTCCTGCTCGGGCAACAGGGCGACCGCAAAATCACCGTGAACGACCTCGCCCAATGGGGAAATTATATCTCACACGAAGTCGTATCCCTGCTCGGCGCGCGTCTTCCCCGACATTATATTTCGTAA
- a CDS encoding exonuclease SbcCD subunit D: MSIKFLHVADTHIGVENYGRLDSATGLHTRLQDFIKSLRFAFEEAIKEDVDLVIFAGDAYRSCDPTPTHQREFASLIHMLSARDTPIVMITGNHDSPVSYGKASSVDIFGTLGTRGVHIASEDRLIPIDTKSGPIQVACLPWLHRSRLLTQGPYHNLSQEEVVEKLQDLGALLIENLVTEVNPDIPAVLVGHLAAADATLSGSEQTAIIGRDPVFLTSTLANPAFDYVALGHIHKFQDLNANAQPPVVYSGSIERIDFGEERETKGVVMVTIETQETGRTASYKFVNTPARPFCTVSVDIAQDQDPTTAILEAIDKHTLTDAIVRVIYDLPGDRTDTFDLKDIKNALKDAFMIASIAPKPRAQKHQRRANISEDMGIKDALHAYLQNHPDLKDIEKDLQNYGAQLEAELRGSE, from the coding sequence ATGTCCATCAAATTTCTACACGTTGCCGACACCCATATTGGCGTTGAAAACTACGGTCGCCTCGATTCGGCTACAGGTCTTCACACGCGCTTACAAGACTTTATCAAAAGCCTTCGATTTGCGTTTGAAGAAGCGATAAAAGAAGATGTCGATCTCGTCATCTTCGCCGGTGATGCCTATCGCTCCTGCGACCCCACGCCCACGCACCAGCGCGAATTTGCATCCCTCATTCACATGCTCAGTGCCCGCGACACTCCCATTGTCATGATCACCGGTAACCACGACAGCCCCGTATCTTATGGCAAAGCCTCATCCGTTGACATCTTTGGCACACTGGGCACCAGAGGCGTCCACATTGCCTCTGAAGACCGCCTCATCCCCATTGACACAAAATCTGGTCCCATTCAAGTTGCCTGCTTGCCCTGGCTACACCGCAGCCGCCTGTTGACCCAGGGCCCTTATCACAACCTGTCGCAAGAAGAAGTCGTCGAAAAACTTCAAGACCTGGGTGCTCTATTGATTGAAAACCTGGTCACAGAGGTCAATCCCGATATCCCCGCCGTTCTCGTGGGCCATCTCGCTGCTGCCGACGCCACCTTGTCCGGCTCTGAACAAACCGCAATAATTGGGCGCGATCCCGTTTTTCTCACCAGTACACTCGCCAACCCCGCCTTTGACTATGTCGCCCTGGGTCATATCCACAAATTTCAGGACCTCAACGCCAATGCCCAGCCCCCTGTCGTATATTCCGGCAGTATTGAACGCATTGATTTTGGCGAAGAACGAGAAACTAAAGGCGTCGTCATGGTCACAATAGAGACCCAGGAGACAGGGCGGACGGCATCTTACAAATTTGTAAACACACCAGCCCGCCCATTTTGCACAGTATCGGTTGATATCGCCCAGGATCAGGATCCCACAACAGCCATACTCGAAGCCATTGACAAACATACCCTCACCGATGCCATTGTGCGCGTCATCTACGATTTGCCCGGCGACCGCACAGACACCTTTGACCTCAAAGACATCAAAAACGCGCTCAAAGACGCGTTCATGATCGCCAGCATTGCGCCCAAACCCAGAGCACAAAAACACCAGCGCAGAGCCAATATTTCAGAAGACATGGGTATAAAAGACGCGCTCCACGCATATTTGCAAAATCACCCCGACCTCAAAGACATCGAAAAAGACCTTCAGAATTACGGCGCGCAACTCGAAGCAGAACTCAGAGGTAGCGAATGA
- a CDS encoding heparinase II/III family protein, which produces MKLTAIIIILMLSTQTHTEAFTPPDKDRILTTLKPGHPRLMVDANTLARIKEQIARDTVAAKTYRRVKRETREILAQKPSKYSIPDGRRLLSTSRRVKERVRQLAFVYLMEGGKPYLERAWAELEAAARFKDWNPDHFLDTAEMTCAFAVGYDWLYDHWTEEQRHILRNAIVEKGLKPGLKGYRENAWWTRSHNNWNQVCNGGLGMGALVIADKEPELASEILYEGIKGIPLSMNFYAPDGAGIEGVTYWDYGARYNVLFLSSLFSALGTDFDLSSTSGFKESGDYQIYISGADRYSFDFADCGLRRVSTPMHFWMGEHYGIQHYSWFRYDTLRQYGRGTVLDLLWFDDSAKDFDPSTLPLDKHFRKADVATLRSSWTDPNALVLGIQAGGNYNLGMHRHLDQGTFILEALDERWAIDSGTERETYQRHRNKRQRWEFYRIRAEGHNTLVFNPGNGPDQNPKAECPITSFNAASDRATAVLDLTDVYADDVTHAQRTFEIIDRNHVVITDDIKAKSPSELWWFMHTRASVKLDGQTALLMRGGKHLKAEILSPSEAVFTVLDATPLPTSPNPKQADNTGRRKLAIHFTDVANLKIKVKLTPKVSP; this is translated from the coding sequence ATGAAATTAACCGCGATAATAATCATCCTCATGCTGAGCACCCAAACACACACAGAAGCATTCACACCCCCGGATAAGGATCGGATTCTAACGACCCTGAAGCCCGGCCACCCGCGTCTGATGGTGGATGCAAACACCCTCGCGCGCATCAAAGAGCAAATCGCTCGCGATACGGTTGCAGCAAAAACCTACCGTCGGGTCAAGCGAGAAACTCGGGAAATACTCGCGCAAAAGCCATCGAAATACAGCATCCCAGATGGAAGACGCCTGCTCTCCACCAGCCGTCGCGTCAAAGAGCGCGTGCGTCAACTCGCCTTTGTCTATCTCATGGAAGGCGGAAAACCCTATTTAGAACGCGCCTGGGCCGAACTCGAAGCCGCGGCGCGATTCAAAGACTGGAATCCCGATCACTTTCTCGACACCGCAGAAATGACCTGTGCCTTTGCCGTTGGATACGACTGGTTATACGACCATTGGACAGAAGAACAGCGTCACATCCTTCGCAATGCCATCGTGGAAAAAGGTCTCAAACCCGGCTTAAAAGGCTATCGCGAAAACGCCTGGTGGACGCGCAGTCACAACAACTGGAATCAGGTCTGCAACGGTGGGCTTGGCATGGGCGCGCTCGTCATAGCCGATAAAGAACCAGAACTCGCCAGCGAAATTCTCTACGAAGGCATCAAAGGCATTCCCCTATCGATGAATTTCTACGCCCCGGATGGCGCGGGTATCGAAGGCGTGACCTATTGGGATTATGGTGCGCGCTACAACGTCCTCTTCTTATCCAGCCTGTTCAGCGCACTCGGCACGGATTTTGACCTTTCATCCACATCCGGGTTCAAAGAAAGCGGGGATTATCAAATTTATATATCGGGGGCAGATCGCTACAGTTTTGACTTTGCCGATTGCGGGTTGCGCCGCGTGAGTACCCCCATGCACTTCTGGATGGGCGAGCACTACGGCATACAACACTACAGTTGGTTTCGCTACGATACGCTCAGACAATACGGCAGAGGCACAGTGCTCGACTTGTTGTGGTTCGACGACAGCGCAAAAGACTTTGACCCCAGCACCCTGCCCCTCGACAAACACTTTCGCAAAGCCGATGTCGCCACCTTGCGTTCTTCCTGGACCGACCCCAATGCCCTCGTGCTGGGCATTCAGGCCGGCGGCAATTACAATCTTGGCATGCACCGGCACCTCGATCAAGGGACATTCATCCTCGAAGCACTCGACGAGCGATGGGCTATTGACTCTGGCACGGAACGCGAAACCTATCAAAGACACCGCAACAAACGCCAACGCTGGGAATTCTACCGCATCCGCGCCGAGGGCCACAACACCCTCGTCTTCAACCCCGGCAATGGTCCAGATCAAAATCCCAAAGCCGAATGCCCCATCACCTCCTTCAATGCTGCGTCCGATCGCGCGACTGCTGTTCTCGACCTCACCGACGTTTATGCCGATGATGTAACGCACGCGCAGCGCACCTTTGAGATAATAGACCGAAATCATGTCGTGATTACCGACGACATCAAAGCCAAATCTCCGTCTGAACTCTGGTGGTTTATGCACACGAGAGCCAGTGTCAAACTCGACGGTCAAACCGCCCTTCTAATGCGCGGAGGCAAACATCTCAAAGCGGAAATTTTATCGCCATCGGAAGCCGTATTCACAGTCCTCGACGCAACCCCTTTGCCCACCTCCCCCAATCCCAAACAGGCCGATAACACAGGCCGCAGAAAACTGGCGATCCACTTCACAGATGTCGCAAATCTGAAAATCAAAGTGAAACTCACGCCAAAAGTAAGCCCATAA
- a CDS encoding leucine-rich repeat domain-containing protein, with translation MKYRHLPLILALFIACSYSASDAGHHLKSEQKSESAKKMEPKPVMIADANLRAVIADSLNMASDAVITTADMAKLRRLVAPNANISDLSGLEHAKNLTVLNLGATRVENKVVNSNAVSDVSALSGLKKLRTLNLTRNNVSDVSALAKLTNLRSLNLNANRNVMDISALSSLTKLRTLNLSGNKVSDISAVSGMAELKTLNIANNKVADIAPAAGLANLATLNIRRNALNEASMKTHVPALTKKGVKVNTDS, from the coding sequence ATGAAGTATCGACATCTCCCTCTGATCCTCGCACTTTTCATTGCATGCAGCTATAGCGCGAGTGACGCGGGCCATCACCTGAAGAGCGAGCAAAAAAGCGAGAGCGCCAAAAAAATGGAGCCAAAACCAGTCATGATCGCCGACGCCAATCTGCGTGCAGTCATTGCGGATTCCCTGAACATGGCGAGCGATGCGGTGATCACCACGGCTGATATGGCGAAATTGCGACGTCTTGTCGCGCCAAATGCAAACATCAGCGATTTGAGCGGACTCGAGCATGCAAAAAATTTGACAGTACTGAACCTCGGTGCTACGCGCGTGGAGAATAAGGTCGTCAACAGCAACGCCGTCTCCGACGTCTCGGCACTTTCCGGTTTGAAAAAACTGAGAACGCTGAATCTGACTCGCAATAATGTGTCTGACGTCTCAGCACTTGCCAAATTAACCAACCTGAGATCGCTGAATCTCAATGCGAACCGCAACGTCATGGATATTTCAGCATTGTCGAGCTTGACCAAATTGAGAACGCTGAATCTTTCCGGCAACAAAGTCTCGGATATTTCGGCAGTATCGGGCATGGCGGAGTTGAAAACCCTGAACATCGCCAACAACAAAGTCGCCGATATCGCACCGGCCGCTGGACTGGCCAATCTGGCAACACTGAATATCAGGCGCAACGCCCTGAACGAGGCATCGATGAAGACGCATGTTCCTGCCTTAACAAAAAAAGGCGTTAAGGTAAATACCGACAGTTAA
- a CDS encoding arylsulfatase, producing MDKPNVIFVLTDDQGYGDLSCHGNPIIKTPNLDTLHDESIRFTDFHVAPMCTPTRGELLTGQDALCNGATFVCMGRSLMNPEVPTMADIFALNGYRTGHFGKWHLGDNYPYRPQDRGFQETIHHPAWGITSAADYFGNDYFDDHYRHNGTIEAFEGYCTDVWFDEAMDWIEKQGDAPFFAYIATNAPHTPLWVPDAYRQPYLDQVAYNVASFYGMIANIDENMGKLDAFLRKTGLRDNTILIFMTDNGTANGETVYNAGMRGKKTTLYEGGHRVPFFIRWPKGQLGEPRDIPDPTHGTDVLPTLISLCDLDEPERTACDGLSLTGLLREREELEDRMLVVQYGHNVPKGNRTTRKGNAAVLWNRWRLVDYAELYHLDSDPAQEHNIADQHPDVLQKMRAHYDAWWDALGKNLDIYFPISIGTEEEISTRLSSCDWMGVYCDNPGGVRGCVMDSGIWQLAVAQSGQYDITLRRWPRESNLAITAPAPVMEGVDGTLMAGKALPVDRAWMQIGGSAHEMDVRPDDLSVTFRVDLSSGPTTLQTWWIDANGNRLAGAYYATVERI from the coding sequence ATGGACAAACCCAATGTAATTTTTGTTTTGACCGATGATCAGGGCTATGGCGATCTCTCCTGTCACGGCAATCCGATCATTAAAACGCCGAATTTGGATACATTACACGACGAGAGCATTAGGTTCACGGATTTCCACGTTGCGCCCATGTGTACGCCAACGCGCGGCGAACTGCTGACAGGCCAGGACGCGCTCTGCAATGGCGCCACATTTGTGTGCATGGGACGGTCGTTGATGAATCCCGAAGTGCCGACTATGGCGGATATCTTCGCCCTGAATGGCTATCGCACGGGACATTTTGGCAAATGGCACCTCGGCGACAATTATCCCTACCGTCCACAGGACCGGGGATTTCAGGAAACGATTCACCATCCCGCCTGGGGCATTACATCCGCTGCAGATTATTTCGGCAATGATTATTTCGACGACCACTATCGGCACAATGGAACAATTGAGGCTTTTGAAGGGTATTGCACAGACGTGTGGTTTGACGAAGCTATGGACTGGATCGAGAAACAGGGCGACGCGCCGTTTTTTGCGTATATCGCCACCAATGCACCCCATACACCATTGTGGGTTCCCGACGCATACCGCCAGCCCTATCTCGACCAGGTCGCATATAATGTCGCCAGCTTTTACGGCATGATTGCCAATATCGACGAAAACATGGGCAAGCTCGACGCCTTTCTCCGCAAGACCGGACTGCGCGACAATACCATTTTGATTTTTATGACCGATAATGGGACGGCAAACGGAGAAACAGTGTACAACGCCGGCATGCGCGGAAAAAAGACCACGCTCTATGAAGGAGGTCACCGCGTTCCATTTTTTATTCGCTGGCCCAAAGGACAATTGGGCGAACCCCGCGATATACCCGATCCCACGCACGGTACAGATGTATTGCCAACCCTGATCTCCCTCTGCGACCTCGACGAACCAGAAAGAACTGCCTGTGATGGCCTTTCTCTAACCGGCCTCCTGCGCGAACGCGAAGAATTGGAAGATCGGATGCTCGTCGTACAATACGGCCACAATGTCCCAAAGGGAAACCGAACCACGCGCAAAGGCAATGCCGCAGTTTTATGGAATCGATGGCGTCTCGTGGATTATGCCGAGCTGTATCACCTTGACAGCGATCCCGCGCAAGAACACAACATCGCCGACCAGCACCCCGATGTCTTGCAAAAGATGCGGGCGCATTACGATGCGTGGTGGGACGCGCTCGGAAAAAACCTCGATATTTACTTCCCCATTTCCATTGGAACAGAGGAGGAAATTTCCACGCGATTGTCCAGTTGCGATTGGATGGGGGTCTATTGCGACAATCCCGGGGGCGTGCGCGGATGTGTGATGGACAGCGGTATCTGGCAACTCGCAGTTGCACAGTCAGGACAATACGACATCACCTTGCGGCGCTGGCCCCGAGAATCGAATCTCGCAATTACAGCACCAGCCCCCGTGATGGAAGGCGTTGACGGCACATTGATGGCTGGAAAAGCACTACCCGTGGATCGGGCGTGGATGCAGATTGGCGGCTCTGCACATGAAATGGACGTGCGGCCCGATGACCTATCCGTAACATTTAGAGTGGATTTGTCGAGCGGTCCCACAACTTTACAAACGTGGTGGATAGACGCAAATGGCAATCGCCTCGCCGGTGCGTATTACGCCACGGTAGAACGCATATAA
- the alr gene encoding alanine racemase, protein MPQPDRPAWIEVNLSAIANNISTVRQFVSPTTQVMAIVKANAYGHGLIPASRAAIKGGASALGVALLQEGVVLRNAGITAPVVVLAPTMPEQADSIVAHNLSQTIGHPDAIPPLEAAAKRHNTRARIHLKVDTGMGRLGLLSDEVLAVAKKIDQNPHLFLEGIATHVAWERAEYMDKARHQIKTFAACLSKLTHISVTWRHAANSVMTVHMPESHFDLVRVGLLTYGIPPTQGAGPLSLSPALSIKAQITQVRNFSAGQTLSYGGTY, encoded by the coding sequence ATGCCCCAACCCGACCGCCCCGCATGGATCGAAGTAAATCTATCAGCCATTGCGAACAATATTTCCACAGTCCGTCAGTTCGTCTCGCCAACAACGCAGGTCATGGCCATTGTCAAAGCCAATGCCTACGGCCATGGCCTCATACCCGCTTCCAGAGCAGCCATCAAAGGCGGCGCGTCTGCACTTGGCGTTGCCCTGTTGCAAGAAGGCGTTGTCCTTCGCAACGCGGGCATCACAGCACCCGTTGTCGTCCTCGCACCCACCATGCCCGAACAGGCCGACAGCATCGTTGCCCACAATCTGTCTCAAACCATCGGCCATCCCGACGCGATACCACCGCTGGAAGCCGCAGCCAAACGCCACAATACACGCGCCCGCATACATCTCAAAGTCGATACCGGCATGGGCCGCCTTGGTTTATTATCCGATGAGGTGCTCGCCGTTGCAAAAAAAATCGACCAGAATCCCCATTTATTCCTCGAAGGCATCGCAACACATGTAGCCTGGGAACGCGCAGAATACATGGACAAGGCGCGCCATCAGATCAAAACATTTGCCGCCTGCCTGTCCAAACTCACACATATTTCTGTTACCTGGCGTCACGCCGCCAACAGCGTCATGACCGTTCACATGCCCGAATCCCATTTTGACCTCGTGCGCGTGGGATTGCTCACCTATGGCATTCCCCCTACGCAAGGTGCAGGCCCACTCTCGCTTTCTCCTGCGCTATCCATCAAAGCGCAGATTACACAAGTGCGAAACTTTTCTGCTGGCCAAACCCTCAGTTACGGCGGCACATACA
- a CDS encoding DUF4837 family protein — translation MRLLPFFLLLCVGCGNHLPESLGPARKIIVLADSTDWQKLEDPLREIFETVIYTPQAERIYEIAWGDVNFLKAHKHEQRKSLMVIAPLNARHPTAQFVKEILSPEVQQNILDGRAGVTWKKDVWAKDQTLYIVSGKDIDTTVENLFMESDRLYSTLEKAVDHSVRENVYSFGERKNVTQELVETYGWNVRVPFGYRILETYPNFVVLARDNPNRWLSVYWEDDVHPDQLTEDWVIQKRDDIMGRWFGGDRIVHGEVTVGQVEFAGKLAVVLQGLWENEAEWKGGPFKSYAFVDVDLNRFFFIDMGLYSPNKKKAPILRRVDLVAKSFTIHRAFFQDK, via the coding sequence ATGCGCCTTCTTCCATTTTTCCTGCTCTTGTGCGTCGGATGTGGCAACCACTTGCCCGAATCCCTCGGTCCCGCCCGCAAAATCATCGTACTGGCCGACTCCACCGACTGGCAGAAGCTGGAAGATCCCCTCCGCGAAATTTTTGAAACCGTTATCTATACGCCCCAGGCCGAGCGCATTTATGAAATTGCATGGGGCGATGTCAATTTTCTCAAGGCACACAAACACGAACAGCGCAAAAGCCTTATGGTTATCGCGCCCCTCAATGCCCGTCATCCCACCGCACAATTCGTCAAAGAAATACTCAGTCCCGAAGTGCAACAAAACATTTTGGATGGTCGCGCAGGTGTAACCTGGAAAAAAGACGTGTGGGCTAAAGACCAAACCCTTTATATCGTATCGGGAAAAGATATAGACACCACCGTTGAAAACCTCTTTATGGAATCCGATCGCCTGTACAGCACCCTGGAAAAGGCCGTTGATCACAGCGTACGAGAAAATGTTTACAGCTTTGGCGAACGCAAAAATGTCACCCAGGAACTCGTCGAGACCTATGGCTGGAATGTGCGCGTGCCCTTTGGCTATCGCATCCTCGAAACCTATCCCAATTTTGTCGTACTCGCCCGGGACAACCCCAACCGCTGGCTCTCCGTCTATTGGGAAGACGATGTACACCCCGATCAACTCACCGAAGACTGGGTTATTCAAAAGCGCGACGACATCATGGGACGGTGGTTTGGCGGCGACCGCATTGTCCACGGCGAAGTTACCGTTGGACAGGTCGAATTTGCGGGCAAACTCGCCGTAGTACTTCAGGGCCTTTGGGAAAACGAAGCCGAGTGGAAAGGCGGCCCCTTTAAAAGTTATGCTTTTGTCGATGTCGATCTCAACCGATTCTTTTTTATCGACATGGGACTTTATTCGCCCAACAAAAAAAAGGCCCCTATTTTGAGGCGGGTAGATCTCGTCGCCAAATCTTTCACCATTCACCGCGCGTTTTTTCAAGACAAATGA